A genomic segment from Kwoniella shandongensis chromosome 8, complete sequence encodes:
- a CDS encoding homoserine O-acetyltransferase produces the protein MPPRATLPRSLQLPSSKPPTSLPSWKPPKPHLAAYHPPSSPGPSTYTPSFTPPLSPQLPPRRKPAFSPGGFGLQSQPQPAPSARLWDGGGKGKEKELTRKEREVEEIRRRDEEIRKDEERLEGRPPVKDGKEEAEACYVPPPATLHFHSTRALPLLYSPQPLPTFQIAYETWGTLNSDRSNAILLHTGLSASSHVASAGNDVSSSTSSKPGWWEDFVGPGKSIDTDKFYVICTNVLGGCFGSTGPSSPYPPGDGETRWATRFPLLGIHDMTRGQLDLLDHLGIEKLYASVGASMGGMQSLSLAYLAPERVGRVASISASGRSGLNGVGMRYAQRSVLMADPNWNRGFYYDGVPPHNGMKLARQIATITYRSGPEWEQRFGRQMISEQEAQLDEAGNPGVPRLSPDFLIETYLDHQGERFCLTYDANSMIYLSKAMDLFDMTAPALTSLAKRYETAYPDLPPFPYPTDPPSISCCSPRPVDDLTTERENVEAKSTAEKATKKKLERFIPTSKSPHLAELAQGLQRLKDMPALVLGVQSDVLFPVEQQRELADALKLAGNANVTYYELGGVWGHDTFLLDVQNVGGAIRGFLH, from the exons ATGCCACCAAGAGCGACTCTGCCCCGGTCATTACAACTGCCTTCTTCTAAACCTCCTACTTCTCTACCCAGTTGGAAACCACCCAAACCACATCTTGCCGCGTATCAcccgccttcttcgcctggTCCATCAACATACACGCCCTCATTCACACCACCACTATCACCGCAATTACCGCCGAGACGTAAGCCCGCTTTCAGTCCTGGTGGATTTGGACTGCAGAGTCAGCCGCAGCCCGCTCCGTCTGCGAGGTTGTGGGATGGCGGTGGGAAAggtaaagagaaggaacTGACTAGGAAGGAacgggaggtggaggagatcaggAGACGTGATGAGGAGATCagaaaggatgaagagaggttggaaggtAGACCGCCGGTGAAAGACggcaaagaagaagcagaagcttgTTACGTC CCTCCCCCCGCCACACTTCATTTCCACTCTACGAGAGCTTTGCCTTTGCTCTACTCTCCTCAACCGCTTCCTACCTTTCAGATAGCTTACGAGACATGGGGAACGCTCAATTCTGATCGATCCAACGCCATCTTACTTCATACCGGTctatcagcatcatcacacGTCGCATCTGCCGGAAACGACGTGTcatcttctacttcttccaaacctgGATGGTGGGAAGATTTTGTCGGACCCGGAAAATCGATCGATACGGATAAATTCTATGTGATCTGCACCAATGTCCTAGGAGGATGTTTCGGTTCCACTGGACCAAGTAGTCCTTATCCACCAGGAGATGGCGAGACGAGATGGGCTACCAGGTTCCCATTACTCGGTATACACGATATGACACGAGGTCAATTGGATCTGTTGGATCATCTGGGTATTGAGAAACTTTACGCGAGCGTAGGAGCAAGTATGGGAGGAATGCAGAGTCTCAGTCTGGCATATCTCGCTCCGGAAAGAGTTGGACGAGTAGCGAGTATATCAGCTAGTGGTAGAAGTGGACTCAACGGGGTCGGTATGAGATATGCTCaaagaagtg TACTCATGGCGGACCCAAATTGGAACAGAGGGTTCTACTACGACGGAGTACCCCCTCACAACGGTATGAAACTTGCCAGGC AAATCGCCACAATCACCTACCGTTCTGGACCGGAGTGGGAACAGCGATTCGGTCGTCAGATGATCTCGGAGCAAGAGGCTCAACTTGACGAAGCTGGAAACCCGGGTGTACCTCGTCTTAGTCCCGATTTCCTCATCGAGACGTATCTTGATCATCAG GGCGAGCGATTCTGTCTTACGTACGACGCCAATTCCATGATCTACCTATCCAAAGCTATGGACCTATTCGACATGACAGCTccggcactcacctctctcgcaAAACGATACGAAACCGCTTACCCTgaccttccacctttcccatACCCCACCGATcctccttccatctcatGCTGTTCCCCTCGACCCGTTGATGATCTTACCACCGAACGGGAAAATGTTGAAGCAAAGTCGACTGCCGAAaaagcgacgaagaagaaactcGAACGATTCATACCCACTTCGAAATCACCTCATCTGGCCGAACTTGCTCAAGGTCTACAACGTCTCAAGGACATGCCAGCATTAGTATTGGGCGTACAATCCGATGTGCTCTTCCCTGTGGAACAACAGAGGGAATTGGCAGACGCATTGAAATTGGCAGGAAACGCCAACGTCACATATTACGAGCTCGGCGGCGTTTGGGGTCATGATACCTTCTTGTTGGATGTGCAGAATGTTGGCGGAGCAATCAGAGGGTTCTTGCATTAG
- a CDS encoding mitochondrial import inner membrane translocase subunit TIM13 — translation MSSLFGSGASSSSDMTARKDQMKQQIQQELAIANAQQLINKINENCFAKCVTKPSTSLTSSQESCLSQCMTLYMAAFDQVSRSYVARITKERGTAGLGL, via the exons ATGTCTTCTCTCTTCGGCTCCGgcgcctcttcctcttcgg ACATGACCGCTCGAAAGGACCAGATGAAGCAGCAAATCCAACAAGAG CTCGCTATTGCCAACGCTCAACAGCTTAtcaacaagatcaacgagaac TGTTTCGCCAAATGCGTCACTAAGccttccacatccctcaCTTCTTCGCAAGAG TCATGCCTCTCACAATGTATGACCCTTTACATGGCGGCATTCGACCAGGTTTCTCGATCATACGTTGCTAGGATAACGAAGGAGCGAGGAACGGCCGGCCTTGGTCTTTAA
- a CDS encoding V-type proton ATPase catalytic subunit A — MDRAKRDLPKVRDEEREGMFGSVFSVSGPVVIGENMRGCAMYELVRVGHDELVGEVIRIEADRATIQVYEETSGVTIGDPVLRTGKPLSVELGPGLMTNIFDGIQRPLKSIQEKSQSIYIPRGINTESLSREIKWDFNPAKFRVGDHISGGDIFGSVYENSLVDNHKIMLPPRAMGTVTRIAEKGSYTVEDVVLETEFQGKTTQHTMMQLWPVRAPRPVAQKETATYPLFTGQRVLDALFPCVQGGTTAIPGAFGCGKTVISQALSKFSNSDIIIYVGCGERGNEMAEVLADFPELTLERDGREEPIMKRTALVANTSNMPVAAREASIYTGITLSEYFRDQGQNVSMMADSTSRWAEALREISGRLAEMPADSGYPAYLGAKLASFYERAGKVTCLGAPDRQGTVSIVGAVSPPGGDFSDPVTSATLGIVQVFWGLSKTLAQRKHFPSVDWNVSYSKYLKILDPHYESNNPGFIDLRTRTKEILQKEQDLAEIVQLVGKSALGESDKITLEVARMLKDDFLQQNGISEYDRYCPFYKTSGMLRNFVAFYDNSQRAVETSDMTFAKIRDGAADIMYKLSQMKFESPNTQSEEDIKGKYDALYNEIGETFRRMQE; from the exons ATGGACAGAGCAAAGCGGGATCTTCCCAAG GTCCGagatgaagagcgagaggggatGTTCGGATCCGTTTTTTC GGTGTCCGGTCCCGTCGTTATTGGTGAGAACATGCGAGGTTGTGCGATGTACGAGCTTGTTCGAGTCGGTCACGATGAGTtggttggag AGGTCATCCGTATCGAAGCGGACCGTGCTACCATCCAAGTGTACGAGGAGACTTCAGGTGTCACTATCGGTGACCCTGTCTTGAGGACTGGAAAGCCTTTGTCCGTCGAGTTGGGACCTG GTTTGATGACCAACATCTTCGA TGGTATTCAACGACCACTCAAATCTATTCAAGAGAAGTCACAAAGCATTTACATTCCCC GTGGTATCAACACCGAGTCTCTTAGCAGAGAAATCAAGTGGGACTTTAACCCCGCAAAGTTCCGTGTCGGCGACCACATCTCGGGAGGTGACATCTTCGGTAGCGTTTACGAGAACTCTTTGGTCGACAACCACAAGATCATGCTTCCTCCCCGTGCTATGGGTACCGTCACCCGTATCGCAGAGAAGGGCAGCTATACCGTCGAG GACGTCGTTCTTGAGACCGAGTTCCAAGGCAAGACCACTCAACACACTATGATGCAGCTTTGGCCTGTGCGAGCTCCCAGACCTGTCGCTCAGAAAGAGACTGCTACATATCCTCTTTTCACCGGTCAGCGAGTCTTGGACGCCCTGTTCCCTTGTGTTCAAGGTGGTACAACCGCCATTCCCGGAGCTTTCGGATG TGGTAAAACCGTTATT AGTCAAGCCTTGTCCAAATTCTCCAACTCGGATATCATCATCTATGTCGGTTGTGGTGAACGTGGTAACG AAATGGCTGAAGTGTTGGCGGAC TTCCCTGAGCTTACTTTGGAGCGAGACGGCCGAGAAGAGCCTATCATGAAGCGTACCGCCTTGGTcgccaacacctccaacatGCCTGTCGCTGCTCGTGAGGCTTCTATCTACACTGGTATCACTCTGTCCGAGTATTTCCGAGACCAAGGACAAAACGTCTCCATGATGGCCGATTCCACCTCACGATGGGCCGAGGCTTTGCGAGAAATCTCTGGTCGTCTTGCCGAAATGCCTGCCGACTCTGGTTACCCCGCTTATCTCGGTGCCAAATTGGCCAGTTTCTATGAGCGAGCTGGTAAAGTCACCTGTTTGGGTGCTCCTGATCGACAGGGTACTGTCTCCATCGTCGGCGCTGTCTCTCCTCCCGGTGGTGATTTCTCCGATCCCGTTACCAGTGCTACCCTCGGTATCGTGCAGGTCTTCTGGGGTTTGTCCAAGACATTGGCTCAACGAAAACATTTCCCTTCGGTCGACTGGAACGTCTCGTACTCCAAGTACCTCAAGATCCTCGATCCCCACTACGAGTCCAACAACCCTGGTTTCATTGACCTCCGAACAAGGACCAAGGAGATCTTGCAGAAGGAGCAAGATTTGGCGGAGATCGTTCAACTTGTCGGAAAGAGTGCTTTGGGTGAGAGCGACAAGATCACTCTCGAGGTTGCAAGAATGTTGAAG GACGATTTCCTTCAACAAAACGGTATCTCCGAATACGACCGATACTGTCCCTTCTACAAGACCTCTGGAATGTTGCGAAACTTTGTTGCGTTCTACGACAACTCTCAACGGGCTGTCGAAACCAGTGACATGACCTttgccaag ATCCGAGACGGTGCTGCCGACATCATGTACAAGCTCTCTCAGATGAAGTTCGAGTCACCCAACACCCAAAGTGAGGAGGACATCAAGGGCAAGTATGACGCCTTGTACAACGAGATCGGAGAGACCTTTAGAAGGATGCAGGAGTAG
- a CDS encoding 40S ribosomal protein S27 — MTLAIDLLNRPADVQARTHKLKKVVPEPNSFFMDVKCPGCFAITTVFSHASTVVQCQGCATALCQPTGGKAKLTEGCSFRRKN; from the exons ATG ACTCTCGCCATCGATCTCCTTAACCGACCCGCCGACGTCCAGGCCCGAACCCACAAGCTCAAGAAGGTTGTCCCCGAGCCCAACTCTTTCTTCATGGACGTCAAGTGCCCTGGTTGTTTCGCCATCAC CACCGTCTTCTCTCACGCCTCTACCGTCGTTCAGTGCCAAGGATGCGCCACCGCTCTTTGCCAACCCACCGGTGGTAAGGCCAAGTTGAccgagg GCTGCTCTTTCCGACGAAAGAACTAA
- a CDS encoding UV damage endonuclease UvdE, translating to MPPRKTRSTMAVVIPPKAADLHTAVKSEETIAPPHHTLIDAIEHIPLAPQPISTRNDDSESDEALTPISSSPSAIDKQEAEAAVDAATERVLSKRKRSTKKDVSYVENDHDEEAGGEDGGYEMSELSELSEPESVVKTPVKKKTTPKKKAASGGKKAAKVTPKKEQEDDDGDAEEGEEKPKKVKKPTPKKSRIAVDEPEFDEDGNEIVKKKRKVKVYPKKVYEIPDVERKTTTFKGRLGYACLNTVLRGTKPDSIFCSRTCRIASIEEEGMELPKGLALLNVRDLKTMIQWNEDNKIRFMRMSSEMFPFASHAKYGYDLSFADEGLKEAGALAKKYGHRLTMHPGQFTQIGSPKDGVVEASIRELNYQCEIMDRMEIGIDGVMIIHMGGIYGDKESTLARFKENYTTRLSENVKKRLVLENDEICYNVDDIFPLCDELNIPIIFDYHHDWIYPSAEPPSVLIPKIAEIWKRRGIPMKQHLSEPRPGAESVMERRAHADRCKALPADLPDDVDLMIEAKDKEQAVFELYRIYGLEDVIHDNLRPPDPNPGMHTKGRKSSLKKKTKETGEVDSEGEAINLSDIEKEGDGGVGDESVIKGKKVVGARNDAGMEVDGEEGLVHQEGKEKARVSAPKGRKRKSDVLTTNTQEGEKAEDVKVEGEVETPSKPKAKRGRKSAAAIVKEEAAVNAENGQEENKENLAVVEEAEAVEGKKPIKKKGRASKAKEV from the exons ATGCCCCCTCGAAAGACACGATCTACGATGGCCGTGGTGATTCCGCCCAAAGCTGCCGACCTCCATACGGCAGTCAAATCAGAAGAGACCATCGCACCACCTCACCATACTTTGATCGATGCTATCGAACATATCCCCTTAGCTCCTCAGCCAATCTCAACCAGAAACGACGATTCCGAATCGGACGAAGCTCTCACACctatctcatcctcaccgtcTGCAATCGATAAGCAAGAAGCTGAAGCAGCCGTGGACGCTGCGACAGAACGAGTATTGAGTAAACGAAAGCGATCAACAAAGAAAGATGTCTCGTACGTTGAGAACGATcatgatgaagaagcagggggagaagatggaggatatGAGATGTCGGAGCTTTCGGAGTTGTCAGAACCTGAGAGTGTGGTCAAGACaccggtgaagaagaagactacgccaaagaagaaggcagcttcgggagggaagaaggcagcgAAAGTCACTCCCAAGAAGGAAcaggaagacgatgacggtgatgctgaagaaggagaggaaaagccgaaaaaggtcaagaagcCTACACCGAAGAAATCCAGAATAGCAGTGGACGAACCGGAATTTGATGAGGACGGTAATGAGattgtgaagaagaagagaaaagtaAAAGTTTATCCGAAGAAGGTGTACGAGATTCCAGATGTCGAGAGAAAGACAACGACCTTCAAAG GCCGACTTGGTTATGCGTGTCTCAATACGGTGCTCAGAGGCACAAAGCCGGATAGTATATTCTGTTCGAGGACTTGTCGTATTGCCAGtatagaagaagaagggatggagtTGCCAAAGGGCTTGGCACTACTGAATGTGCGAGAtctgaagacgatgattCAG TGGAACGAAGACAACAA AATCCGATTCATGCGAATGTCTTCTGAGATGTTCCCCTTTGCGTCACATGCGAAATACGGATACGACCTCTCTTTCGCCGATGAGGGGCTGAAAGAGGCCGGAGCGCTGGCGAAGAAGTATGGCCATCGATTGACCATGCATCCAGGGCAG TTCACCCAAATTGGCTCGCCTAAAGATGGTGTGGTGGAAGCATCAATTCGAGAGCTAAATTATCAGTGTGAGATCATGGACCGAATGGAGATTGGTATCGacggtgtgatgat CATTCACATGGGCGGTATCTACGGTGACAAAGAAAGCACACTTGCGAGATTTAAGGAGAACTATACAACACGTCTTAGCGAAAACGTCAAAAAGAGATTGGTgctcgagaacgacgag ATCTGCTACAATGTCGACGACATATTTCCCCTTTGCGACGAACTTAACATCCCAATAATCTTTGACTAT CACCACGATTGGATCTACCCGTCTGCCGAACCACCATCCGTCTTGATTCCCAAAATTGCTGAAATATGGAAAAGACGAGGTATACCGATGAAGCAGCATCTGTCGGAACCTCGTCCCGGAGCCGAAAGTGTAATGGAACGAAGAGCGCATGCCGATAGATGTAAAGCTCTACCTGCAGATTTACCGGACGACGTGGATCTTATGATTGAGGCAAAGGATAAG GAACAAGCCGTGTTTGAACTGTATAGAATATA CGGCCTCGAGGATGTCATTCACGACAATTTGCGTCCGCCAGACCCCAATCCTGGAATGCATACAAAGGGTCGTAAGAGCAGcttgaagaa GAAGACCAAAGAAACTGGCGAAGTCGATTCTGAAGGCGAAGCTATAAATCTGTCCGAcattgagaaagaaggtgatggcGGTGTAGGCGACGAGAGTGTgatcaagggcaagaaggtAGTTGGGGCGCGAAATGATGCGGGGATGGAGGTCgacggggaagaaggattaGTTCAtcaggaagggaaagaaaaggCTAGGGTTAGTGCGCcgaaggggagaaagaggaagtcgGATGTATTGACTACGAATACgcaagaaggggagaaggcggaggatgtgaaagtggaaggggaggtggagacgcCTTCTAAACCCAAAGcgaaaaggggaaggaagagcgcTGCTGCTATCgtgaaagaggaagcagCAGTCAATGCGGAGAATGGACAagaggagaacaaggagaaccTAGCTGTTGTAGAGGAGGCAGAAGCGGTGGAAGGTAAGAAACcaatcaagaagaagggaagagctAGTAAGGCCAAAGAAGTCTAG